In Megalopta genalis isolate 19385.01 chromosome 7, iyMegGena1_principal, whole genome shotgun sequence, a single window of DNA contains:
- the LOC117229094 gene encoding uncharacterized protein LOC117229094 — MSATLGSRAEQYFYSINPLAQRIGEEITATKEAYEGLWNTLSTAERNQAINETIIPPEVALKYTLKKVELTKELPEWYPKLRIQTGMKYVIDETGSTLRWRDEHSAPFSFMTQSQINLSIIDSTEDTKSKLIRAQFGESPHFSSPTKSQRNNSNSLNDTYASHQVSRFQTDCFISSIYDDKQLLKNNGDDHSESIFTKLMNKTSLLKLQNNSDDDMESLVRERDSDTDKSQSNTLVVMSRTKSSDINESTALLETPSSYSSFQSSQLNPEDEERPIPKTGFEFLDNW, encoded by the exons ATGAGTGCTACATTGGGCTCAAGAGCTGAACAATATTTCTACAGTATAAATCCTTTGGCTCAAAGAATAGGAGAAGAGATTACAGCAACAAAGGAAGCTTACGAAGGACTATGGAACACCTTAAGTACAGCAGAACGTAATCAGGCAATAAATGAAACTATTATCCCGCCAGAAGTGGCATTGAAATATACATTGAAGAAAGTTGAACTCACTAAAGAATTACCAGAATGGTATCCAAAATTACGTATTCAGACTGGTATGAAGTATGTCATTGACGAGACTGGTTCT ACACTACGATGGAGAGATGAGCACTCAGCTCCATTTTCATTCATGACTCAATCTCAGATAAATTTGAGTATAATAGATTCAACAGAGGACACCAAGTCCAAGTTGATAAGAGCTCAATTTGGAGAGTCACCACATTTCTCTAGTCCCACCAAATCGCAGAGAAATAATTCAAATTCTCTGAATGATACTTATGCTTCCCATCAAGTTAGTCGCTTTCAGACCGATTGTTTTATAAGCAGTATTTATGATGATAAACAGTTATTAAAAAACAATGGAGACGATCATTCTGAAAGTATATTCACTAAGTTAATGAACAAGACTTCTCTATTGAAGTTACAAAATAATTCAGACGATGATATGGAGAGTTTAGTCAGGGAGAGGGACTCTGACACCGATAAGAGTCAGTCGAATACATTAGTTGTAATGTCACGCACAAAATCCAGCGATATTAACGAGTCGACCGCGCTATTAGAGACACCTAGTTCTTACAGTAGCTTTCAATCTTCTCAACTCAATCCGGAGGATGAGGAGAGGCCTATACCAAAGACTGGTTTTGAATTTCTTGATAACTGGTAA
- the LOC143259830 gene encoding uncharacterized protein LOC143259830: MISSFPSYDEEQPLNSAYANISLIADKVWTFDKEDPFQKLNQSLWHQYCKVSERYKENGHHCRRRVRDVIPVSRLSIYGNYEYNEERESFYKPHGNTTSIPSANYCWTDVTEPWMLSDVEKLFAWLTSNSPETNSELSSTIRATESDDLSRIGCGFISLNPSPLEKKIGTSHEARNEPQLAKEINLIVGIGILFSRLLKSSKYWFLYSQFATSSQLRVLEESNTRKRPDDHYYGHQRYTIENSMEMQLHIRVNSEAVRSLWKLGNSREQFGQQRTRLPCHRPQPVAATAAVNPREQNCQRKDRQQQFYYAFQYRPLILRAEYQTARTETHAIPRKHFPPVLSPEVPEFFPKISVTRFNKEHNNSRMQYFPSLNERSYQNELFPYNRVHENAGSLYQFQSTTIPLLPATETTTFVRPPQQWYQRIPATAQIQITSSGASPTCTTVQPLRTTITHHPLQVQEKLLQSNPIPIPVYQHPIELYHETGQKRKTQGVDFKNLILLTRNAMKAQRSLSKPSQLKPQTSYVLETRSRTTKSDSKVLRWLDKSCPSRTKEFTTANTLAPELRRFENKSERKAASSKREKESSKNVDRARPETGIGVHRVAAKSSGEREKGDTRSRRRLYRDVLANTAVNQAMFENVFEKRYDELEQQAMEQYRTSEESLALKYQVINFHSP; this comes from the exons ATGATATCTTCATTCCCGTCGTACGACGAAGAGCAGCCTTTGAACAGCGCGTATGCGAACATTAGCCTAATCGCCGACAAAGTTTGGACTTTCGACAAAGAGGACCCATTTCAAAAATTGAATCAATCTCTGTGGCATCAG TATTGTAAGGTGTCTGAACGGTACAAAGAGAACGGCCATCATTGTCGAAGACGCGTTCGCGATGTCATTCCCGTGTCCCGGTTGTCAATTTATGGCAATTACGAGTACAACGAGGAACGTGAGAGCTTTTATAAACCCCATGGGAATACCACGAGCATCCCAAGCGCGAATTATTGTTGGACGGATGTCACCGAACCCTGGATGCTATCGGATGTGGAAAAACTCTTCGCCTGGTTAACTTCGAACAGTCCGGAAACGAATAGTGAACT GAGCTCAACAATCAGGGCGACGGAATCTGACGATTTATCAAGAATTGGATGCGGCTTTATATCGCTAAATCCAAGTCCATTGGAAAAGAAGATCGGGACGAGCCATGAGgctagaaacgagccgcaattgGCTAAAGAGATCAATTTAATCG TCGGCATCGGAATCCTCTTCTCGCGATTACTAAAATCATCGAAATACTGGTTTCTGTACTCACAATTCGCAACTTCTTCTCAACTTCGCGTCCTCGAAGAATCAAACACCAGGAAGAGACCGGACGATCATTATTACGGTCACCAACGATACACCATCGAGAACTCGATGGAGATGCAACTGCACATTCGAGTGAACAGCGAAGCCGTCCGAAGTTTATGGAAATTAGGCAACAGCCGGGAACAGTTCGGTCAGCAAAGGACGCGCCTGCCGTGCCATCGTCCTCAACCGGTCGCAGCGACAGCCGCTGTCAACCCTCGGGAACAAAACTGCCAGAGGAAAGATCGACAACAGCAATTCTACTATGCTTTCCAGTATCGGCCACTGATACTCAGAGCAGAGTATCAAACCGCGAGGACGGAAACCCACGCGATCCCGAGGAAACATTTTCCACCGGTTCTCAGTCCCGAAGTACCAGAGTTCTTTCCGAAGATTTCAGTGACGAGATTCAACAAGGAGCATAACAACAGCAGGATGCAGTACTTTCCTTCGCTGAACGAGAGGAGCTACCAGAACGAGCTGTTTCCTTACAACAGGGTTCATGAGAATGCTGGATCGTTGTACCAG TTTCAGAGCACAACAATACCCCTGCTGCCAGCAACAGAGACCACGACCTTCGTCCGTCCTCCTCAGCAATGGTACCAAAGGATACCAGCGACTGCGCAGATTCAAATAACGTCTTCCGGTGCATCGCCCACCTGCACCACGGTGCAACCCCTGCGAACAACCATCACCCACCATCCTCTGCAAGTGCAGGAGAAATTGCTGCAGTCGAACCCCATACCGATACCTGTCTACCAGCACCCGATCGAACTGTACCACGAAACCGGTCAGAAACGGAAGACGCAAGGGGTCGACTTCAAGAACCTGATTCTGCTGACGAGGAACGCTATGAAGGCGCAACGAAGTCTTTCGAAGCCGAGCCAACTGAAACCGCAGACTTCCTACGTTCTAGAAACGAGGAGTCGGACCACGAAATCGGACTCGAAGGTGCTCCGATGGCTGGACAAGAGCTGCCCTTCGAGAACCAAAGAGTTTACCACTGCGAACACCTTGGCGCCCGAACTGAGGCGTTTTGAAAACAAATCAGAAAGGAAGGCGGCGAGTTCGAAAAGGGAGAAGGAGAGTTCGAAGAATGTGGACCGTGCGAGACCGGAAACGGGAATTGGCGTACACAGGGTAGCTGCGAAATctagtggagagagagagaagggtgaCACGAGGAGCAGAAGAAGACTTTACAGGGACGTTTTGGCGAACACTGCGGTGAACCAGGCTATGTTCGAGAACGTATTTGAGAAAAG ATACGACGAACTGGAGCAACAAGCAATGGAGCAGTACAGGACTTCGGAGGAGTCGCTGGCGCTCAAGTATCAAGTAATTAATTTTCACTCGCCTTGA